In Argiope bruennichi chromosome 4, qqArgBrue1.1, whole genome shotgun sequence, a single window of DNA contains:
- the LOC129966835 gene encoding uncharacterized protein LOC129966835 — protein MGLLLVLLSVFIKIVSCQFQMPYPSSTKPTQPTTMKNVYQAAPLHYVNIGRKLDGDYKFGYDTGKGPSGQSFREEIRLADGTISGSYGVIDELGHKRVVHFSAGKPGFLSQEEPAKETLSTTTAPSALKPYLNTITRHFTSPLASFNLANYLHLKRTTPALKQSTPTQQNIVIAPRQSTEQNMVTFRQSNPAQQNMITSRQSNPAQQNMIASRQSTPTQQNVIAPPRQSSSQQNMITVDRHSNSGQKQNVAASSRQSISTQQNAMAPTRQLTTTNQHMIAAAHQKMFSAPHLYTYGVSSEQQKTLTPFMESFRTGNLQRQTEVDAPSKAQNLQMKDAAYLASTYDPKLEDEYYDNAPPFIDIERLSYNIGTDKNASLKI, from the exons ATGGGTTTACTTTTG GTTTTACTAAGCGTATTTATAAAGATAGTGTCCTGCCAGTTTCAAATGCCTTATCCTAGTTCCACGAAACCAACTCAGCCTACTACAATGAAAAATGTCTATCAAGCCGCTCCTTTGCATTATGTCAACATTGGGCGCAAACTGGACGGAGACTACAAGTTTGGATACGACACCGGAAAAGGACCTTCGGGACAAAGTTTCAGAGAAGAAATTCGATTGGCTGATGGAACAATATCTG GTTCTTATGGTGTAATTGATGAACTTGGCCACAAACGGGTTGTTCACTTCTCAGCTGGAAAACCTGGATTTCTTTCTCAAGAGGAACCTGCAAAAGAAACCTTATCTACAACTACTGCTCCATCGGCTCTAAAGCCTTACTTGAATACTATTACAAGACATTTTACATCGCCACTGGCATCTTTCAATCTAGCTAACTATCTGCATCTTAAAAGAACAACTCCAGCTTTAAAGCAATCTACTCCTACTCAGCAGAACATCGTTATTGCTCCCCGACAATCAACTGAACAAAATATGGTAACTTTTCGCCAATCCAATCCAGCTCAGCAAAATATGATAACTTCTCGCCAATCCAATCCAGCTCAGCAAAATATGATAGCTTCTCGCCAATCCACTCCTACTCAGCAAAATGTGATTGCACCCCCTCGGCAATCCAGCTCTCAGCAAAACATGATTACAGTTGATCGACATTCCAATTCCGGTCAGAAACAAAATGTGGCAGCTTCTTCTCGACAATCTATTTCTACTCAGCAAAATGCGATGGCACCTACTCGACAATTGACTACTACTAACCAACACATGATAGCGGCTGCTCATCAAAAGATGTTTTCTGCTCCTCATCTTTATACATATGGAGTTTCCAGTGAACAACAGAAGACTTTGACGCCTTTCATGGAATCATTCAGAACTGGAAATCTACAAAGGCAAACTGAAGTTGACGCGCCCTCCAAGGCTCAGAATTTGCAGATGAAAGATGCGGCGTATTTGGCTTCAACTTACGATCCGAAACTAGAAGATGAATATTATGATAATGCACCGCCTTTTATTGATATTGAAAGACTGTCTTACAACATAGGAACTGACaaaaatgcatctttaaaaatttaa
- the LOC129966022 gene encoding chitin deacetylase 8-like has protein sequence MFFSSTLFVTLSLGVIPAIFGDYVYDVYSDYSEEVDEVLNNHGCDPNQCLAPNCSCFGVVPLKGDTSKLPQFVVLTFDDAVTTLNIKTYRQLLNGRKNWNGCPVTATFFVCHEYNDYEFVNELYKQGNDIAVHSITHESSTEMWKKASYDRWQADMTGMRQILSKFARIPASEIQGHRAPFLQTAGDNTFAMLKDNGFAYDSSMPSRAFMDPPFWPYTLDHGYLQDCQISPCPESSYPGLWLFPMIQWKRTSKVGNAVIDFHCSMLDACTPYPKTEKETFAYMLDNFERHYTSNKAPLPVFLHEAWLRDEQRLKGFEAFLDSVLQKEDVFVVSMREVLEYMKNPVDLETYKSQRKCLVDTRPKAGDCKPVTCNFRKRNILMKSCIPCPKRYPWLGNPEGQIQ, from the exons ATGTTTTTTTCGTCGACATTGTTCGTAACTCTCTCATTGGGTGTAATCCCCGCAATATTCGGAGACTACGTTTATGATGTGTACTCAGATTATTCAGAAGAAGTAGATGAAGTGTTAAACAATCATGGCTGTGACCCTAACCAATGTCTGGCTCCAAATTGTTCTTGCTTTGGCGTGGTGCCGCTGAAAGGTGATACCAGCAAGCTTCCTCAATTTGTTGTTCTTACATTCGATGATGCAGTGACCACTCTCAACATCAAAACTTACCGTCAATTGCTGAATGGGCGAAAAAACTGGAATGGATGTCCAGTCACTGCTACGTTCTTTGTCTGCCACGAATACAATGACTATGAATTCGTGAACGAACTGTACAAACAGGGGAATGATATAGCTGTTCATTCGATAAC ACATGAAAGCAGCACTGAAATGTGGAAGAAGGCTTCGTACGACCGCTGGCAGGCTGACATGACAGGTATGCGCCAGATTCTGTCAAAATTTGCTCGAATTCCCGCTTCCGAAATTCAAGGCCACAGAGCTCCTTTCCTACAGACTGCTGGGGACAACACATTTGCTATGCTGAAAGATAATGGATTTGCATACGATTCCTCGATGCCAAGTAGAGCCTTCATGGATCCACCGTTTTGGCCATATACCCTAGACCATGGATATCTGCAAGACTGCCAAATATCGCCATGTCCGGAGTCCTCTTATCCTG gttTGTGGCTCTTTCCAATGATACAGTGGAAAAGGACATCCAAAGTGGGCAATGCTGTCATTGATTTCCATTGCTCGATGCTGGACGCTTGCACTCCATATCCCAAGACGGAAAAGGAAACATTTGCTTACATGTTGGATAATTTCGAGAGGCACTACACCAGCAACAAAGCACCGCTTCCCGTATTTTTGCACGAAGCTTGGCTACGAGATGAACAAAG ACTTAAAGGCTTTGAAGCTTTCTTGGATTCTGTGCTTCAAAAAGAAGATGTTTTCGTTGTTAGTATGCGAGAAGTTTTAGAATACATGAAGAATCCCGTTGATTTAGAGACGTATAAATCACAAAGAAAATGTTTGGTAGATACAAGACCAAag